The following proteins are encoded in a genomic region of Brachypodium distachyon strain Bd21 chromosome 1, Brachypodium_distachyon_v3.0, whole genome shotgun sequence:
- the LOC100839154 gene encoding protein FAR1-RELATED SEQUENCE 5 → MSSNSSGSAKEKGLQIFTPLVKPPFAQSFRPVHALGSPTTDLRLSQQSWPGNVALHPCTPWPGNPANPQQNGELVADVVAADVNPVIDNCDDKMLPKVDMLFDGENEAYEFYNAYAENVGFFVRRSTLWTTSKNIITRRTFVCSREGFREKKKGTKESKCPRPETRIGCPAGLTIRLTANGKYRLTEFVPNHNHQLATASMIQMLKEKKIRRKARAVRENLVDDTVRTPEFENEDEAYEFYSMYAGKIGFNIRRASMTVNAENVITRRMFVCSKEGFREKKKGGAYRVKKPRPETRTGCPACMVIRLASDVKYHVTEFVTFHNHQLGAAAASDLVMASQSTGNGQENGVDLADISPDDSIDEQNLMKDYVTSNCLGGRSQKRYKCKVPHHGDVGATLEYLQKMQHDNPSFFYAVKSDGDGNLTNFVWVDSKSIMDFVHFGDVVCLDSGYAVQGYGRPVALFIGLNHHKQTVIFGAALLYDESFEAFRWLFDTFKMAMNGTHPKTLLTDRSSVISEAVAASWPATAHRYCVWQIYQNALQQLSHAFHGSRTLEYDFKRCLFDCEDEAEFLAAWREMLEKYDLEDNQWLKDLFALKEKWALPYGRRAFYADMKSVQQKENLSHELKKHLSLECDLLSFFVQFERLLCDRRIAELQADVGASHSTKKPPSMRILRQAANIYTHAAYKMFEREFELYMDCMLYNCGEMGTIAEYRISVEDNPKDHFVKFDSLNSMASCSCKGFEFVGVPCRHILKVLDTKNIKDLPPQYILKRWRKDAKSGSSNGGYAYPFDGDPQLALTKRHTLLCRLFSIAAARAAISAESFAYMENQSGILLDQVEQVLQNSPLDIAAGIGASCVRTQNPVESMVTADLHSHTNFIDGSTDGSLTFPFTTGAGTLDYL, encoded by the exons ATGTCTAGCAACAGCAGCGGCAGTGCAAAGGAGAAGGGTCTCCAGATTTTTACACCGCTTGTGAAACCTCCCTTTGCCCAGAGTTTCAGGCCTGTTCATGCTTTAGGCAGTCCCACTACTGACCTGAGATTATCACAACAATCTTGGCCTGGCAATGTAGCCCTGCATCCATGCACACCATGGCCTGGCAACCCTGCAAATCCACAGCAAAACGGG GAACTGGTGGCAGATGTGGTGGCAGCCGATGTAAATCCTGTGATTGATAACTGTGATGACAAGATGTTGCCGAAGGTAGATATGCTATTTGATGGTGAGAATGAGGCTTATGAGTTCTACAATGCATATGCGGAGAATGTGGGCTTCTTTGTTCGGAGATCAACACTCTGGACAACATCAAAGAACATCATTACTAGGAGGACATTTGTTTGCTCAAGAGAAGGTTTTCgggagaagaaaaagggcaCAAAGGAATCAAAGTGCCCACGGCCTGAAACAAGAATTGGTTGCCCAGCAGGCTTGACCATCAGGCTTACTGCCAATGGCAAGTACCGCTTGACAGAATTTGTACCAAACCATAACCATCAGCTAGCAACAGCTTCAATGATTCAGATgctgaaggaaaagaaaatcaggcGTAAAGCACGGGCTGTGAGAGAAAATCTGGTGGACGATACTGTGAGAACACCAGAATTTGAGAATGAAGATGAGGCATATGAATTTTACAGCATGTATGCAGGGAAAATTGGATTTAACATAAGAAGGGCAAGCATGACAGTGAATGCTGAAAATGTTATCACTAGACGGATGTTCGTTTGTTCAAAAGAAGGGTTCCgcgagaagaaaaaaggagggGCATATAGAGTAAAGAAGCCTCGTCCAGAGACCCGAACTGGTTGTCCAGCGTGTATGGTAATCCGACTTGCATCTGATGTCAAATATCATGTGACTGAGTTTGTTACCTTCCATAATCACCAGCttggtgcagcagcagcatctgaTCTTGTGATGGCATCCCAAAGTACTGGAAATGGTCAAGAAAATGGAGTTGATCTGGCTGATATATCACCCGATGATTCTATCGACGAGCAAAATCTTATGAAAGACTATGTCACTTCAAACTGTCTAGGAGGTAGAAGTCAGAAAAGGTATAAGTGTAAAGTTCCTCACCATGGTGATGTAGGTGCTACTCTTGAGTAcctacaaaagatgcaacatGATAATCCTTCATTCTTCTATGCAGTAAAATCTGATGGGGATGGGAACTTGACAAATTTTGTCTGGGTAGATTCAAAGTCCATCATGGACTTTGTCCACTTTGGTGATGTAGTATGCCTTGACTCAGGGTATGCAGTTCAAGGCTACGGTAGGCCAGTTGCTTTGTTTATAGGCCTGAATCATCATAAGCAAACTGTCATCTTTGGTGCTGCATTGCTTTATGATGAAAGTTTTGAAGCTTTCAGATGGTTATTTGATACATTTAAGATGGCAATGAATGGTACCCATCCCAAAACATTGTTAACTGATAGATCTTCTGTGATAAGTGAAGCTGTTGCAGCAAGTTGGCCTGCGACAGCACATCGTTATTGTGTGTGGCAAATTTACCAAAATGCTCTTCAGCAGTTGAGTCATGCATTTCATGGGTCAAGAACTTTAGAATACGACTTCAAGAGATGCCTATTTGATTGTGAAGATGAAGCTGAGTTTTTGGCAGCATGGAGAGAAATGCTGGAAAAATATGACCTAGAAGATAATCAATGGCTAAAAGACTTGTTTGCTCTTAAGGAGAAATGGGCATTACCATATGGTCGTAGGGCATTTTATGCTGATATGAAAAGCGTCCAGCAGAAGGAGAACTTGAGTCATGAGCTTAAAAAACATCTATCCCTAGAATGTGACCTTTTGAGTTTCTTTGTGCAGTTCGAAAGATTATTATGCGATCGTCGGATTGCAGAACTGCAAGCTGATGTGGGTGCCAGTCACAGTACGAAGAAGCCACCTTCAATGCGAATATTAAGGCAAGCTGctaatatatatacacatgctGCTTATAAAATGTTTGAAAGGGAGTTTGAGTTGTACATGGATTGCATGCTCTACAACTGTGGTGAGATGGGCACAATTGCTGAGTATAGGATAAGTGTTGAGGACAATCCAAAAGATCATTTTGTTAAATTTGATTCATTAAATTCCATGGCAAGTTGTAGTTGCAAGGGGTTTGAGTTTGTAGGTGTTCCATGTCGACATATCCTTAAGGTACTTGACACTAAGAATATCAAGGACCTCCCTCCCCAGTACATCTTGAAAAGGTGGAGGAAGGATGCCAAATCAGGATCTTCAAATGGTGGTTATGCATACCCATTTGACGGCGATCCTCAGTTGGCTCTGACAAAGCGTCACACTCTGTTGTGTCGATTATTCAGTATAGCAGCAGCTAGAGCTGCGATCTCTGCTGAATCATTTGCATACATGGAAAACCAGTCAGGCATACTTCTGGATCAAGTGGAACAAGTTCTACAAAACAGCCCCCTTGACATAGCTGCTGGTATTGGTGCTAGTTGTGTTCGTACTCAAAATCCAGTTGAAAGTATGGTCACGGCAGATCTACACAGTCATACTAATTTTATCGATGGCTCTACTGATG GTTCTCTAACCTTTCCCTTCACAACGGGAGCTGGTACATTGGATTACCTCTAG
- the LOC100839277 gene encoding uncharacterized protein LOC100839277: MGCGRTVKAGAAAAAALVVAAGVRLVGPAAAGFVAEEIPRAQAAAATWLTPPYLYLVINAIIISIAASSRYQPTRRAPASSAVVGLPEEAPAPVLISAMAMPVPAPAVAMAMAAPVPEAVAVEEPVAKTALVPAPEVVVEDEEDFLISRSAWTPQRRVAEVEAAPFADLTNSKEKPLSSARFGRKAAKPSPEGSRALRVSRPRREDTLENTWKAITEGRAPPLARHLKKSDTWDTRPGRRPSGGSGDGQEVVPPPPGPTMRKAETFNDAAAGGGRKVRREPSLGQDELNRRVEAFINKFNMEMRLQRQESLKQYNEMVSSGGHY, from the exons ATGGGGTGCGGGCGGACGGTGAAGgccggggccgcggcggcggctgcgttGGTGGTGGCAGCGGGGGTGAGGTTGgtggggccggcggcggcggggttcGTGGCGGAGGAGATCCCGCgagcgcaggcggcggcggccacgtggcTCACGCCGCCGTACCTGTACCTCGTCATCaacgccatcatcatctccatcGCCGCGTCCTCGCGGTACCAGCCTACTAGACGcgcccccgcctcaagcgcCGTCGTGGGACTACCGGAGGAGGCTCCGGCCCCTGTGCTGATTTcggcgatggcgatgccgGTGCCTGCGCCGGCAGTGGccatggcgatggcggcgcccgTACCggaggccgtggccgtggaggAGCCGGTGGCGAAGACTGCTctggtgccggcgccggaggtggtggtggaggatgaggaggactTTCTGATTTCGAGGTCTGCGTGGACTCCGCAGCGCAGGGTGGCGGAGGTTGAGGCGGCGCCGTTCGCGGACCTGACGAACTCGAAGGAGAAGCCGCTGTCGTCAGCGCGGTTCGGCCGGAAGGCGGCCAAGCCCAGCCCAGAAG GGAGCAGGGCGCTGCGGGTGTCACGACCGCGGAGGGAGGACACGCTGGAGAACACGTGGAAGGCCATCACGGAGGGGCGAGCACCACCGCTGGCTCGGCACCTCAAGAAGTCTGACACGTGGGACACCcgccctggccgccgtccgtctggcggcagcggcgatgGCCAGGAGGTGGTTCCTCCGCCACCGGGGCCGACTATGCGGAAGGCGGAGACGTTCAACGACGCTGCCGCGGGAGGGGGGAGGAAGGTGCGCCGCGAGCCGTCGCTGGGGCAGGACGAGCTGAACCGGCGCGTAGAGGCCTTCATCAACAAGTTCAACATGGAGATGCGGCTGCAGCGGCAGGAGTCGCTCAAGCAATACAACGAGATGgtcagcagcggcggccatTACTGA
- the LOC100839461 gene encoding B3 domain-containing protein Os07g0563300 isoform X1: MSSPAPPRPPPPSAPTPATAPTATPMSVQPPPPQPKPPPPQQPSGSSAPPPPQFHPPASHQQPQPHPAASHQQPQPHTPVSHQQPQQPHPAGSHQQQQQQPHPPSSHQQRPRICFNTHCKDPKSEGPRRRGWRLRSGDFAELCDRCYGSFEQGSFCETFHSEVAGWRNCEACGKRLHCGCIVSIHAYALLDAGGVDCILCTRKSYAAAAMAPNQMCPTPTMHMPQNVADKKDSFVKSWRPPGGPYPSQWRQNSLWSVSGIQSDLQQRLAYEFDRPSGSEKLPPGRTFIHAQEKKFDDMHDRPTTPAGMNQIIRDRHADGHGQQTSMDPAHSYALYQREGPNPNSLHDHSHHGGESDSTSARKGIISEGCSSNIVSSSFKLDSRHPLESLLKENISLLPVGVGCTITNCPPVNGRNDIVRIIPHQPTSQTPSSAASSAQKQFYSHTVIDPEYQSHFRNGKPRMDAKARSQLLPRYWPRITDKELQHLSAEYPKRTNSKSVITPLFEKMLSASDAGRIGRLVLPKKCAEAYFPPISQPEGLPLKVQDGSGKEWVFQFRFWPNNNSRMYVLEGVTPCIQSMHLQAGDIVTFSRIDPEGKLIMGFRKSTTQEQILRQEQPTKPANAAVTAPPEVNVNVARPHEVNTENKNISPVDQAAVGKVENGGVAQKEGPGTARSSPGSLKRKATSVGPKIKRFRMDNEESMELKITWEEAQELLRPPLKAPSVVIVDGHEFEEYEEPPILGRRTYFVTDQSGENHQWAQCEDCSKWRKLPVGALLPSKWTCSDNKWDPERTSCESAQEATTEELAELFPIKAGAAKKPKARIEPDSIDVSDGLDTLANLAILGEGESLPSQPTTKHPRHRPGCSCIVCIQPPSGKGPKHKQTCTCNVCMTVRRRFKTLMLRREKRLSEKDTEEPRRKEVPQTGSDPPLGSTSPTSSPQKADANPDDAEDMVVDHRMSSSPVKNQIDLNIQPEREDEQSPKSNAVGAARLPRDNPT; this comes from the exons atgtcctcgccggcgccgccgcggcctccgccCCCCTCCGCACCCACCCCCGCGACCGCCCCCACCGCTACCCCCATGTCggtgcagccgccgcctccccagCCGAAGCCGCCCCCGCCTCAGCAGCCGTCTGGTTCTTccgcccctccgccgccgcagttcCATCCACCCGCCTCGCACCAGCAGCCGCAGCCCCATCCGGCCGCCTCCCATCAGCAACCTCAGCCCCATACACCCGTCTCGCATCAGCAGCCACAGCAGCCCCATCCAGCCGGCtcgcatcagcagcagcagcagcaaccccATCCGCCCTCCTCGCATCAGCAGCGGCCCAGGATCTGCTTCAACACGCACTGCAAGGACCCCAAATCGGAaggcccgcgccgccgcggctggcGCCTACGCTCCGGCGACTTCGCCGAGCTCTGCGACCGATGCTA TGGTTCGTTCGAACAGGGGAGCTTCTGCGAGACGTTCCATTCGGAAGTGGCCGGATGGAGGAACTGCGAAGCTTGCGGGAAG AGGCTGCATTGTGGGTGCATCGTCTCCATCCATGCGTATGCGCTGCTCGACGCCGGCGGGGTTGACTGTATCCTCTGTACTCGCAAGTCATATGCTGCAGCTGCAATG GCACCAAATCAGATGTGTCCAACTCCTACTATGCATATGCCTCAAAATGTAGCTGATAAAAAGGATAGTTTTGTCAAGAGCTGGAGACCTCCTGGAGGGCCATATCCAAGTCAGTGGCGACAGAATAGTCTGTGGAGTGTGTCCGGTATACAGTCAGACTTGCAGCAGCGCCTAGCTTATGAGTTTGATAGGCCTAGTGGCAGTGAAAAATTACCTCCTGGACGCACTTTTATTCATGCCCAGGAAAAGAAATTCGATGACATGCATGACAGACCAACTACACCTGCTGGCATGAACCAGATTATAAGAGACAGACATGCCGATGGTCACGGTCAGCAAACGAGCATGGATCCGGCACACTCTTATGCTCTCTATCAAAGAGAAGGACCAAATCCAAACAGCCTTCATGATCATAGTCACCATGGAGGAGAAAGCGACTCTACATCTGCAAGGAAAGGGATCATTTCAGAAGGTTGTTCCAGTAACATTGTATCTAGTAGCTTCAAGCTTGATTCCCGTCATCCTTTAGAATCCCTCCTAAAGGAGAACATATCATTGCTGCCAGTTGGGGTGGGCTGCACTATCACTAATTGTCCACCGGTGAATGGACGGAACGATATTGTCAGAATTATACCTCATCAGCCGACATCACAAACGCCCTCATCAGCGGCGTCCTCAGCGCAGAAACAGTTCTATTCCCATACTGTGATTGATCCCGAGTACCAATCGCATTTCCGCAATGGAAAGCCCAGAATGGATGCTAAGGCAAGATCTCAATTACTTCCCCGCTACTGGCCTAGAATAACAGACAAAGAGCTGCAACACTTGTCAGCAGAGTATCCAAAACGCACTAA TTCGAAATCTGTTATTACTCCTTTGTTCGAAAAAATGTTAAGTGCCAGTGATGCTGGCCGGATTGGTCGCCTGGTGTTGCCAAAGAAATGTGCTGAG GCATACTTCCCCCCAATCTCTCAGCCAGAAGGACTTCCCTTGAAAGTTCAGGATGGCAGTGGTAAGGAATGGGTGTTCCAGTTCCGTTTTTGGCCTAACAATAACAGCAGGATGTATGTCTTGGAGGGCGTCACACCTTGCATTCAGTCAATGCACTTACAAGCCGGCGATATAG TGACCTTCAGCCGAATAGATCCAGAAGGGAAGCTGATCATGGGATTCAGAAAGTCAACGACTCAAGAACAG ATACTCCGACAAGAACAACCAACAAAGCCTGCGAATGCTGCTGTCACAGCACCTCCAGAGGTGAATGTTAATGTGGCACGTCCACATGAAGTCAACACAGAGAACAAAAACATTAGCCCTGTGGACCAAGCAGCTGTGGGCAAAGTGGAAAATGGTGGAGTAGCACAGAAGGAAGGGCCAGGGACTGCTCGCTCTTCCCCTGGATCTCTCAAGAGAAAAGCAACTTCTGTTGGTCCAAAAATTAAACGGTTCCGGATGGATAATGAGGAATCTATGGAATTGAAGATAACATGGGAGGAGGCTCAAGAATTGCTTCGCCCTCCTCTTAAGGCCCCTTCAGTTGTTATTGTTGATGGCCATGAGTTTGAGGAATATGAG GAGCCACCAATTCTCGGGAGAAGGACATATTTTGTGACCGACCAATCAGG TGAGAATCATCAGTGGGCTCAGTGTGAGGATTGTTCCAAGTGGCGGAAACTGCCAGTAGGTGCGCTTTTGCCCTCGAAGTGGACCTGCTCTGACAATAAATGGGATCCTGAAAG GACTTCTTGCGAATCTGCACAAGAGGCAACTACTGAGGAACTTGCAGAACTGTTTCCTATCAAAGCAG gtgctgcaaaaaagcCTAAAGCGAGGATAGAACCCGACAGTATTGATGTTTCGGATGGGCTGGACACACTCGCAAACCTTGCCATTCTCGGTGAAGGTGAATCTCTCCCTTCACAGCCAACTACAAAGCACCCCCGCCATCGCCCTGGCTGCTCATGCATTGTCTGCATTCAACCTCCTAGTGGGAAGGGCCCAAAGCATAAGCAGACTTGCACTTGCAATGTCTGTATGACGGTGCGCCGCCGTTTCAAGACACTCATGCTTCGGCGTGAGAAGCGCCTGTCTGAGAAAGACACTGAGGAACCTCGCAGGAAAGAGGTTCCACAAACTGGATCTGACCCACCACTGGGTAGTACCAGTCCAACTAGCTCTCCCCAGAAGGCAGACGCAAACCCTGATGATGCAGAAGACATGGTCGTTGACCATAGGATGTCATCCTCTCCTGTCAAGAACCAGATTGACCTGAACATCCAGCCTGAACGGGAAGACGAGCAGTCACCAAAATCCAATGCGGTCGGCGCAGCCAGACTCCCCCGAGACAATCCAACCTAG
- the LOC100839461 gene encoding B3 domain-containing protein Os07g0563300 isoform X2 has translation MSSPAPPRPPPPSAPTPATAPTATPMSVQPPPPQPKPPPPQQPSGSSAPPPPQFHPPASHQQPQPHPAASHQQPQPHTPVSHQQPQQPHPAGSHQQQQQQPHPPSSHQQRPRICFNTHCKDPKSEGPRRRGWRLRSGDFAELCDRCYGSFEQGSFCETFHSEVAGWRNCEACGKRLHCGCIVSIHAYALLDAGGVDCILCTRKSYAAAAMAPNQMCPTPTMHMPQNVADKKDSFVKSWRPPGGPYPSQWRQNSLWSVSGIQSDLQQRLAYEFDRPSGSEKLPPGRTFIHAQEKKFDDMHDRPTTPAGMNQIIRDRHADGHGQQTSMDPAHSYALYQREGPNPNSLHDHSHHGGESDSTSARKGIISEGCSSNIVSSSFKLDSRHPLESLLKENISLLPVGVGCTITNCPPVNGRNDIVRIIPHQPTSQTPSSAASSAQKQFYSHTVIDPEYQSHFRNGKPRMDAKARSQLLPRYWPRITDKELQHLSADSKSVITPLFEKMLSASDAGRIGRLVLPKKCAEAYFPPISQPEGLPLKVQDGSGKEWVFQFRFWPNNNSRMYVLEGVTPCIQSMHLQAGDIVTFSRIDPEGKLIMGFRKSTTQEQILRQEQPTKPANAAVTAPPEVNVNVARPHEVNTENKNISPVDQAAVGKVENGGVAQKEGPGTARSSPGSLKRKATSVGPKIKRFRMDNEESMELKITWEEAQELLRPPLKAPSVVIVDGHEFEEYEEPPILGRRTYFVTDQSGENHQWAQCEDCSKWRKLPVGALLPSKWTCSDNKWDPERTSCESAQEATTEELAELFPIKAGAAKKPKARIEPDSIDVSDGLDTLANLAILGEGESLPSQPTTKHPRHRPGCSCIVCIQPPSGKGPKHKQTCTCNVCMTVRRRFKTLMLRREKRLSEKDTEEPRRKEVPQTGSDPPLGSTSPTSSPQKADANPDDAEDMVVDHRMSSSPVKNQIDLNIQPEREDEQSPKSNAVGAARLPRDNPT, from the exons atgtcctcgccggcgccgccgcggcctccgccCCCCTCCGCACCCACCCCCGCGACCGCCCCCACCGCTACCCCCATGTCggtgcagccgccgcctccccagCCGAAGCCGCCCCCGCCTCAGCAGCCGTCTGGTTCTTccgcccctccgccgccgcagttcCATCCACCCGCCTCGCACCAGCAGCCGCAGCCCCATCCGGCCGCCTCCCATCAGCAACCTCAGCCCCATACACCCGTCTCGCATCAGCAGCCACAGCAGCCCCATCCAGCCGGCtcgcatcagcagcagcagcagcaaccccATCCGCCCTCCTCGCATCAGCAGCGGCCCAGGATCTGCTTCAACACGCACTGCAAGGACCCCAAATCGGAaggcccgcgccgccgcggctggcGCCTACGCTCCGGCGACTTCGCCGAGCTCTGCGACCGATGCTA TGGTTCGTTCGAACAGGGGAGCTTCTGCGAGACGTTCCATTCGGAAGTGGCCGGATGGAGGAACTGCGAAGCTTGCGGGAAG AGGCTGCATTGTGGGTGCATCGTCTCCATCCATGCGTATGCGCTGCTCGACGCCGGCGGGGTTGACTGTATCCTCTGTACTCGCAAGTCATATGCTGCAGCTGCAATG GCACCAAATCAGATGTGTCCAACTCCTACTATGCATATGCCTCAAAATGTAGCTGATAAAAAGGATAGTTTTGTCAAGAGCTGGAGACCTCCTGGAGGGCCATATCCAAGTCAGTGGCGACAGAATAGTCTGTGGAGTGTGTCCGGTATACAGTCAGACTTGCAGCAGCGCCTAGCTTATGAGTTTGATAGGCCTAGTGGCAGTGAAAAATTACCTCCTGGACGCACTTTTATTCATGCCCAGGAAAAGAAATTCGATGACATGCATGACAGACCAACTACACCTGCTGGCATGAACCAGATTATAAGAGACAGACATGCCGATGGTCACGGTCAGCAAACGAGCATGGATCCGGCACACTCTTATGCTCTCTATCAAAGAGAAGGACCAAATCCAAACAGCCTTCATGATCATAGTCACCATGGAGGAGAAAGCGACTCTACATCTGCAAGGAAAGGGATCATTTCAGAAGGTTGTTCCAGTAACATTGTATCTAGTAGCTTCAAGCTTGATTCCCGTCATCCTTTAGAATCCCTCCTAAAGGAGAACATATCATTGCTGCCAGTTGGGGTGGGCTGCACTATCACTAATTGTCCACCGGTGAATGGACGGAACGATATTGTCAGAATTATACCTCATCAGCCGACATCACAAACGCCCTCATCAGCGGCGTCCTCAGCGCAGAAACAGTTCTATTCCCATACTGTGATTGATCCCGAGTACCAATCGCATTTCCGCAATGGAAAGCCCAGAATGGATGCTAAGGCAAGATCTCAATTACTTCCCCGCTACTGGCCTAGAATAACAGACAAAGAGCTGCAACACTTGTCAGCAGA TTCGAAATCTGTTATTACTCCTTTGTTCGAAAAAATGTTAAGTGCCAGTGATGCTGGCCGGATTGGTCGCCTGGTGTTGCCAAAGAAATGTGCTGAG GCATACTTCCCCCCAATCTCTCAGCCAGAAGGACTTCCCTTGAAAGTTCAGGATGGCAGTGGTAAGGAATGGGTGTTCCAGTTCCGTTTTTGGCCTAACAATAACAGCAGGATGTATGTCTTGGAGGGCGTCACACCTTGCATTCAGTCAATGCACTTACAAGCCGGCGATATAG TGACCTTCAGCCGAATAGATCCAGAAGGGAAGCTGATCATGGGATTCAGAAAGTCAACGACTCAAGAACAG ATACTCCGACAAGAACAACCAACAAAGCCTGCGAATGCTGCTGTCACAGCACCTCCAGAGGTGAATGTTAATGTGGCACGTCCACATGAAGTCAACACAGAGAACAAAAACATTAGCCCTGTGGACCAAGCAGCTGTGGGCAAAGTGGAAAATGGTGGAGTAGCACAGAAGGAAGGGCCAGGGACTGCTCGCTCTTCCCCTGGATCTCTCAAGAGAAAAGCAACTTCTGTTGGTCCAAAAATTAAACGGTTCCGGATGGATAATGAGGAATCTATGGAATTGAAGATAACATGGGAGGAGGCTCAAGAATTGCTTCGCCCTCCTCTTAAGGCCCCTTCAGTTGTTATTGTTGATGGCCATGAGTTTGAGGAATATGAG GAGCCACCAATTCTCGGGAGAAGGACATATTTTGTGACCGACCAATCAGG TGAGAATCATCAGTGGGCTCAGTGTGAGGATTGTTCCAAGTGGCGGAAACTGCCAGTAGGTGCGCTTTTGCCCTCGAAGTGGACCTGCTCTGACAATAAATGGGATCCTGAAAG GACTTCTTGCGAATCTGCACAAGAGGCAACTACTGAGGAACTTGCAGAACTGTTTCCTATCAAAGCAG gtgctgcaaaaaagcCTAAAGCGAGGATAGAACCCGACAGTATTGATGTTTCGGATGGGCTGGACACACTCGCAAACCTTGCCATTCTCGGTGAAGGTGAATCTCTCCCTTCACAGCCAACTACAAAGCACCCCCGCCATCGCCCTGGCTGCTCATGCATTGTCTGCATTCAACCTCCTAGTGGGAAGGGCCCAAAGCATAAGCAGACTTGCACTTGCAATGTCTGTATGACGGTGCGCCGCCGTTTCAAGACACTCATGCTTCGGCGTGAGAAGCGCCTGTCTGAGAAAGACACTGAGGAACCTCGCAGGAAAGAGGTTCCACAAACTGGATCTGACCCACCACTGGGTAGTACCAGTCCAACTAGCTCTCCCCAGAAGGCAGACGCAAACCCTGATGATGCAGAAGACATGGTCGTTGACCATAGGATGTCATCCTCTCCTGTCAAGAACCAGATTGACCTGAACATCCAGCCTGAACGGGAAGACGAGCAGTCACCAAAATCCAATGCGGTCGGCGCAGCCAGACTCCCCCGAGACAATCCAACCTAG